In one Sporomusa sphaeroides DSM 2875 genomic region, the following are encoded:
- the mtgC gene encoding glycine betaine-specific corrinoid protein MtgC, producing the protein MSEIFENLRQAILDGDEEMVAENVQKVIDDKLDPVAAIQNGLIKGIEELGIRWKAGEAFLPDVMMGADALKAGLDMLEPVVAESGATGGEAKGKIVLGQVAGDIHDIGKNIVGAMMTAAGYKVYDIGIDQPAESFLAKAEEVGADMIAAGALLTTTMAAQKAIVDYLRSQNVREKYTVMIGGGPTSQAFADEIGADAWAETADEAVTLCDKLIAG; encoded by the coding sequence ATGAGTGAAATTTTTGAAAATTTAAGGCAGGCTATTCTTGATGGTGATGAAGAGATGGTAGCTGAAAATGTACAGAAAGTTATTGATGACAAGCTTGATCCGGTGGCAGCCATTCAAAACGGCCTGATCAAGGGAATTGAAGAACTTGGCATAAGGTGGAAAGCCGGGGAAGCCTTTTTGCCTGATGTCATGATGGGAGCAGATGCCCTTAAAGCCGGGCTTGATATGCTGGAACCTGTTGTTGCCGAATCAGGTGCCACCGGCGGCGAAGCCAAAGGGAAAATTGTTCTTGGTCAAGTCGCCGGCGATATTCACGATATCGGCAAAAACATCGTTGGCGCCATGATGACGGCTGCCGGGTATAAAGTGTATGATATCGGTATTGACCAGCCGGCAGAAAGTTTCCTGGCCAAAGCTGAAGAAGTAGGCGCCGACATGATCGCCGCCGGGGCTCTCCTAACCACTACTATGGCCGCGCAAAAGGCGATTGTTGATTATCTCCGGTCCCAGAATGTCCGTGAAAAATATACTGTCATGATTGGCGGCGGCCCGACCAGCCAGGCATTTGCTGATGAGATTGGTGCCGATGCCTGGGCGGAGACTGCCGACGAAGCTGTAACTTTGTGTGATAAGCTTATTGCCGGCTAA
- the mtgB gene encoding glycine betaine--corrinoid protein methyltransferase — translation MLTMLPKFNVLTPEQVNQVHEQSMRILSEVGVVFEYQPALDVLQAKGQRVEGQRVYFRRQFVEEQVAKAPAEFTLHARNPENNLVVGGDNIIYMPGYGAPFIHEADGTKRSSFLDDFDNFVKLAHMSPAMHMTGGNAAEPTEIPDEIRHLKMVYSSIIHSDKCFMGSASGYDKASDSIEMAALLFGGREVIKEKPALICLVNSVTPLKYDDRMLGALFAYAEAGQAVVIASLVMAGSTGPATMAGSLALQNAEVLAGITLAQSINPGTPVVYGSTSAITDMQTGSLSIGNPEGALFTSASAQMARCYRVPSRGGGGLSDAKIVDAQAGYESMMTLMAASTTGINFVLHTAGILQYFMAMSYEKFIIDSEIAGMVLRYLKGIEFTEDKFAFDVIAKVGPGGHFLTQKHTKQNHAKELRRTQLSDRLSYDGWAKEGLDTNKRAERKWKTMLDEYQAPALDSQISQALNDFMKKKTAEYLQS, via the coding sequence GTGCTTACCATGTTACCAAAATTTAATGTATTGACACCTGAGCAGGTAAATCAGGTACATGAGCAGAGTATGAGAATCTTAAGTGAGGTTGGGGTAGTGTTTGAATACCAGCCCGCGCTTGATGTTTTGCAGGCTAAAGGGCAACGGGTAGAAGGACAGCGGGTATATTTCCGCCGGCAATTTGTCGAAGAGCAGGTGGCAAAAGCTCCGGCCGAGTTTACCCTGCATGCGCGCAACCCCGAAAATAACCTGGTGGTTGGCGGCGACAATATTATTTATATGCCCGGCTACGGCGCGCCGTTTATCCACGAGGCTGACGGCACAAAGCGCAGCTCTTTTCTGGATGATTTTGACAATTTCGTAAAGCTGGCCCATATGAGTCCGGCTATGCACATGACTGGCGGCAATGCCGCCGAGCCTACCGAAATTCCTGATGAAATCAGACATTTGAAGATGGTGTACAGTTCCATAATTCATTCTGATAAATGCTTTATGGGAAGTGCTTCCGGTTATGACAAGGCCAGTGACAGTATCGAGATGGCAGCCCTGTTATTTGGCGGCAGAGAGGTAATCAAAGAAAAGCCGGCGTTAATATGCCTTGTGAATTCAGTTACCCCGTTAAAATATGATGACCGCATGCTGGGGGCTTTGTTTGCCTATGCCGAAGCAGGCCAGGCAGTGGTAATTGCTTCGTTGGTTATGGCCGGATCAACAGGCCCGGCGACTATGGCGGGTTCACTGGCCCTACAGAATGCCGAAGTATTGGCAGGCATCACCTTGGCCCAGAGCATTAACCCGGGTACGCCTGTCGTTTACGGCTCGACTTCAGCTATCACCGATATGCAGACAGGTTCACTTTCTATCGGTAACCCTGAAGGAGCGCTGTTTACTTCAGCCAGCGCCCAGATGGCAAGATGCTATAGGGTTCCTAGCCGGGGCGGCGGCGGTTTGAGCGATGCTAAAATTGTTGATGCCCAGGCCGGTTACGAGTCAATGATGACACTGATGGCTGCCAGTACGACAGGGATTAACTTCGTTCTGCACACAGCCGGGATATTGCAGTATTTTATGGCCATGTCTTATGAAAAATTCATCATCGACAGCGAAATTGCCGGTATGGTTCTCAGGTATTTGAAAGGCATTGAGTTTACCGAGGATAAGTTTGCCTTTGATGTTATTGCCAAAGTCGGCCCGGGAGGACATTTCCTTACCCAGAAACATACCAAACAAAACCACGCTAAAGAGCTTAGACGCACCCAGCTCAGCGACCGGCTGTCTTATGACGGCTGGGCGAAAGAAGGGCTTGACACCAACAAGCGGGCGGAGCGCAAATGGAAAACCATGCTGGACGAATACCAGGCACCGGCGCTTGACAGCCAGATTAGCCAGGCGCTTAATGACTTCATGAAGAAAAAGACAGCCGAGTATTTGCAAAGCTGA
- the mtgA gene encoding [methyl-Co(III) glycine betaine-specific corrinoid protein]--tetrahydrofolate methyltransferase MtgA, translating to MFKFTAEQQVYDINGVKIGGQPGEFPTVLIGSIFYRGHKIVQDSAKGIFDEAAAKALLDQEAELSAETGNPRIIDVLGDTPEALARHVEFILKHTASPLLLDSVSPEIRTGALKLLGKDPAIINRLIYNSIEENYTEGELSVVKEFGIKTAVILAFSKKHLKPSSRLKLLQGDDKHEGLIAAAKRAGIEQFLVDPGVLDVASNSWTTKAIYDVKEQMGYPGGCAPSNALYLWKKMRSKGSPYFEAAGTAVFTYPITQGADFLLYGPIMNAPWVYRGIATTDAMMGYATKVAGTKLGTAEHPLLKLF from the coding sequence TTGTTCAAGTTTACCGCAGAACAACAGGTGTATGACATCAATGGGGTGAAGATTGGAGGGCAACCGGGCGAATTTCCCACCGTGCTTATTGGCAGTATTTTTTACCGGGGTCACAAAATTGTTCAGGACTCAGCCAAAGGTATCTTTGATGAAGCCGCAGCCAAAGCGTTACTTGACCAGGAAGCCGAACTAAGTGCCGAGACCGGCAATCCCCGGATAATCGATGTGCTGGGAGATACTCCCGAGGCCCTGGCCCGCCATGTGGAGTTCATTCTCAAACATACCGCGTCCCCGTTGCTGCTTGACAGCGTAAGTCCGGAAATCCGGACAGGGGCATTAAAGTTGTTAGGTAAAGACCCGGCCATTATTAACCGCCTTATTTACAATTCCATCGAAGAAAACTACACCGAGGGCGAGCTTAGCGTTGTTAAGGAATTCGGGATAAAGACTGCCGTAATCCTGGCTTTTAGCAAAAAGCATCTTAAGCCTAGCAGCCGGCTAAAGCTGCTGCAGGGGGACGACAAACACGAGGGCTTGATTGCCGCCGCTAAACGTGCCGGTATTGAACAGTTTCTGGTTGATCCCGGTGTGCTTGATGTCGCCAGCAACAGCTGGACCACCAAGGCCATCTATGATGTAAAAGAACAGATGGGATATCCTGGCGGCTGCGCTCCCTCAAATGCGTTATACCTGTGGAAAAAAATGCGGTCCAAAGGGTCGCCTTATTTTGAAGCGGCAGGCACTGCAGTATTTACCTATCCGATAACCCAGGGGGCCGATTTCCTGCTTTATGGCCCAATTATGAATGCTCCGTGGGTATATCGCGGCATTGCCACAACTGATGCAATGATGGGTTATGCGACCAAGGTTGCCGGCACAAAGCTAGGCACTGCAGAGCATCCGTTATTAAAATTATTCTAA